One window from the genome of [Mycobacterium] stephanolepidis encodes:
- a CDS encoding DUF6779 domain-containing protein: protein MTIPTRAAKPRRGSRRPGWALLTALLVLAIGSGIALVFTDKAIYLRVGLLLALWAAVIASFAALTYRRQSDTDQAKVRDQKLVYDLQLEREISARREYELTVESRLRQQLAGEIEAQATDEIATLRAELAALRTNLEILFNTELSERPAIEHDPIRALGPWPGAEPEPAPNVGAPAAAFTHSVREPQPAPTAEYQDVTAVEEDNRTSEYPIIDVAEDPHHVDEQEAPPTPPYPAPPYYGAAQPHEPEPYQQPVSSGTHWRPQPEPHVAQPPAPEHEPAVSAAPPAAESVQQAYWAAKQEDWDAAADGEDWDPTPQPIVPPAQAAPQPVWNAPAPEWNAPPPPPPSVWSPAPAEGQWLPPGTTGSNWASNEPVPAPGPYQAEPVVGRHSGSPSRHQAPAAPENAGGGHWAPEPSYPPPPPAPEPSNYPESSGGHRAPEPEEKRGRRRAPEPEESDEPRGRRRAPEPEESEESRGRRRVEETGGFSVADLLGRLQEDPSESSESGGGRRRRRED from the coding sequence ATGACGATTCCGACCCGAGCGGCGAAGCCTCGGCGTGGCAGCCGTCGCCCCGGGTGGGCGTTGCTGACCGCGTTGCTGGTGCTGGCGATCGGGTCCGGGATTGCCCTGGTTTTCACCGATAAGGCCATCTATTTACGCGTCGGCTTGTTGCTGGCGTTGTGGGCTGCGGTCATCGCGTCATTCGCCGCGCTGACCTACCGTCGGCAGAGCGATACCGACCAGGCGAAGGTGCGCGACCAGAAACTCGTGTACGACCTGCAGTTGGAGCGGGAGATTTCGGCGCGCCGCGAGTACGAGCTGACGGTTGAGAGCAGATTGCGCCAGCAGCTGGCAGGGGAGATCGAGGCGCAGGCTACCGACGAGATCGCCACCCTGCGCGCTGAGCTCGCCGCGCTGCGCACCAATCTGGAGATCCTTTTCAACACCGAGCTCAGTGAGCGTCCGGCGATCGAGCATGACCCGATTCGCGCGTTGGGGCCCTGGCCGGGAGCCGAGCCCGAGCCCGCACCGAATGTAGGCGCACCGGCTGCCGCATTCACTCACTCAGTCCGCGAGCCGCAACCCGCGCCGACCGCCGAGTACCAGGACGTGACGGCGGTCGAAGAGGACAACCGGACATCGGAGTACCCGATCATCGATGTCGCCGAAGATCCTCATCATGTCGATGAGCAGGAAGCACCTCCCACGCCGCCGTATCCGGCGCCTCCGTATTACGGTGCCGCGCAACCTCACGAGCCCGAGCCGTATCAACAGCCGGTCTCATCCGGTACGCATTGGCGCCCGCAGCCAGAGCCGCATGTTGCCCAGCCCCCGGCGCCGGAGCATGAACCTGCGGTTTCGGCCGCACCGCCCGCCGCGGAATCTGTGCAGCAAGCGTATTGGGCTGCCAAACAAGAGGATTGGGATGCTGCCGCCGACGGTGAGGATTGGGATCCGACGCCCCAGCCCATCGTGCCTCCAGCGCAGGCTGCCCCCCAGCCCGTGTGGAACGCGCCCGCCCCGGAGTGGAACGCCCCGCCTCCGCCGCCTCCGAGTGTCTGGTCTCCGGCACCCGCCGAAGGCCAGTGGTTGCCCCCCGGCACCACCGGAAGCAATTGGGCCTCCAACGAACCCGTACCCGCTCCAGGTCCTTACCAGGCAGAGCCCGTCGTAGGGCGTCATTCTGGATCGCCGTCACGGCACCAGGCCCCGGCCGCGCCCGAGAATGCCGGTGGTGGGCACTGGGCGCCCGAGCCGTCCTACCCGCCGCCTCCGCCCGCCCCGGAACCGTCGAATTATCCGGAGAGCTCCGGGGGTCACCGGGCGCCAGAACCTGAGGAGAAGCGCGGACGCCGCCGGGCCCCAGAACCCGAGGAATCCGACGAGCCGCGCGGTCGACGGCGGGCCCCGGAACCCGAGGAATCGGAAGAGTCGCGCGGCCGGCGCCGGGTCGAGGAAACGGGCGGCTTCTCGGTCGCCGACCTGCTGGGACGTCTCCAAGAAGATCCCTCGGAGTCCTCAGAGTCCGGTGGCGGCCGACGTCGGCGCCGCGAGGACTGA
- a CDS encoding Rossmann-like and DUF2520 domain-containing protein, with protein sequence MSEAFNVDGQADGPLDGLRPARLAVGIISAGRVGTAIGVALEAAGHFVVACSAVSDASRRRAEERLPESQVLSAQEVAPRAELLILAVPDHELGALVSGLATTGSVRPGTIVVHTSGANGIAILEPLTALGCVPLAIHPAMTFAGGDEDIERLPNACFGITAADEIGYAIGTALVLEIGGEPVRVREDARTLYHAALAHGSNHVMTLVLDAVEALRSALWGQELLGQEIIGDGPGGLPERMLAPLIRAAVTNALDRGQSALTGPVARGDGAAIERHLDALTEADPALAEAYRADARRTAQRAHAPQSVFAALEPRTR encoded by the coding sequence ATGTCTGAGGCTTTCAATGTCGATGGCCAAGCCGATGGGCCACTCGATGGCTTGCGGCCCGCGCGTCTGGCTGTCGGGATCATCTCGGCAGGCCGAGTGGGTACCGCCATCGGTGTCGCGCTGGAGGCGGCGGGCCATTTCGTTGTCGCATGCAGTGCGGTGTCTGATGCCTCGCGTCGGCGTGCCGAGGAACGCCTGCCGGAAAGTCAGGTCCTGTCCGCCCAAGAGGTCGCTCCGCGTGCCGAGCTCTTGATCCTTGCGGTACCGGATCACGAACTGGGGGCCTTGGTCTCGGGGCTCGCCACTACCGGTTCGGTACGGCCCGGAACCATTGTGGTGCATACCTCGGGCGCCAACGGCATCGCGATCCTTGAGCCGTTGACTGCCCTCGGGTGTGTGCCGCTGGCCATCCATCCGGCCATGACCTTCGCGGGCGGTGATGAGGACATTGAACGACTTCCCAATGCCTGCTTTGGAATTACCGCGGCCGACGAGATCGGCTACGCGATCGGTACGGCGCTGGTGCTGGAGATAGGCGGGGAGCCGGTGCGAGTGCGCGAGGACGCCCGCACTCTCTATCACGCCGCCCTGGCGCACGGAAGCAACCACGTGATGACGCTGGTGCTGGATGCGGTTGAGGCGCTGCGATCGGCGCTGTGGGGTCAGGAACTGTTGGGGCAGGAGATCATTGGTGATGGACCAGGCGGGTTGCCCGAACGGATGCTGGCGCCTTTGATACGTGCCGCCGTCACCAATGCGCTGGACCGCGGGCAGTCGGCTCTGACGGGCCCGGTGGCGCGGGGAGACGGCGCCGCCATCGAGCGCCACCTCGATGCGCTTACCGAGGCGGATCCGGCGCTGGCCGAGGCCTACCGCGCCGATGCTCGACGTACTGCGCAGCGGGCGCACGCGCCCCAATCGGTTTTCGCCGCACTGGAACCCCGGACTAGGTAG